The Siniperca chuatsi isolate FFG_IHB_CAS linkage group LG7, ASM2008510v1, whole genome shotgun sequence genome includes a window with the following:
- the LOC122879462 gene encoding sarcolipin gives MDRSVQELFLNFTIVLITVLLMWLLVKTYQD, from the coding sequence ATGGACCGCTCGGTGCAGGAGCTGTTCCTCAACTTCACGATCGTCTTAATCACTGTGCTGCTGATGTGGCTGCTGGTGAAAACTTACCAGGACTGA
- the kbtbd3 gene encoding kelch repeat and BTB domain-containing protein 3 isoform X2: MDEPQESSSCITNAHNSCSSSPPSSKPGSTPQCNGVPECRTLLRMSESHGLQLLGMLRSFREQGLMFDFTIKVQEHSFPCHRCVLAACSDFFRAMFEVDMRERGDGSVTLGNQSPVAVGSFLDFAYSGEALITDGNVDMLFQLASFLQVSVLSRACSAFLIGTMDLSNCLSLFSLAEAYGSASLLQSANEFVVQNFSDLSKTQDFLDMQANVLEACLRSDALNVPSEEAVVKSLLRWIRHDLPGRQKLLPGLLCLTRLHHLPVPALKTLRDSDTLLCDGESCLALLSEAQSRQDQYSGLLTDARPATTQSYIYIHKTEENGEIRHTFCYCLETDQWKELGTGHGEGKATMPDPPGSCLTSYAEKMFVTGGCRGNCCRAIRLHVAEPFHDATDEVWCFCPVTLTCTPAPAMLKPRTTHTAVTCLDRVYVIGGRTKGSRGGAPSLLEVEYYNPLTQTWCSVSPLPTAIFYPEASACGSVIYTLGSEVEMTDSFNPSLDCFYCYDAQQDQWSRLVAEFGQFFHATLVKAVSINNTLHLCDLSTYKVYSFCPETCVWKGEGSFECAGFNAGAVGMRDKIYILGGDYSPDEITDEVQVYHSGRSQWEEVAPMPRALTEFHCQLISFNRYRDPWGDTA; this comes from the exons ATGGATGAACCTCAAGAGTCGTCCTCCTGTATCACCAACGCCCACaactcctgcagcagcagccctcCCAGTAGTAAACCTGGCAGTACTCCACAATGCAACGGGGTCCCAGAGTGCAGGACCCTGCTGCGGATGTCTGAGTCACATGGACTCCAGCTGCTGGGCATGCTCAGATCATTCAGGGAGCAAGGCTTGATGTTTGACTTCACCATTAAGGTCCAGGAACACAGTTTTCCCTGCCATCGCTGTGTCCTTGCAGCATGCAGTGATTTCTTCag GGCCATGTTTGAGGTGGATATGCGAGAGCGAGGTGATGGTTCAGTGACTCTGGGCAACCAGAGTCCGGTGGCGGTGGGTTCTTTCCTGGACTTTGCCTATTCTGGAGAGGCACTCATCACAGATGGCAATGTGGACATGCTGTTTCAGCTTGCCTCTTTTCTGCAG GTGTCAGTCCTGTCCCGAGCGTGCAGCGCCTTCCTGATAGGAACCATGGATCTTTCTAACTGTCTGTCCCTTTTCTCCCTTGCTGAGGCCTACGGCTCGGCCTCCCTCCTCCAAAGTGCCAATGAGTTTGTGGTTCAGAACTTCTCTGACCTTTCcaaaacacaggactttctGGATATGCAG GCGAATGTGTTGGAAGCATGCCTAAGGTCAGATGCTCTAAACGTGCCCAGTGAGGAGGCTGTGGTGAAGTCACTTCTTAGATGGATACGCCATGATCTCCCAGGAAGACAAAAGCTGTTGCCGGGCTTGTTATGTCTAACCAGACTCCACCATCTACCTGTACCTGCACTAAAG ACTCTGCGTGATTCAGACACTCTCCTCTGCGACGGTGAGTCCTGCCTCGCCCTGCTCTCAGAggctcagagcagacaggatCAGTACAGTGGCCTGCTCACTGATGCCAGGCCGGCCACCACGCAGAGCTACATCTACATCCACAAGACGGAGGAGAACGGAGAGATCCGCCACACTTTCTGCTACTGTCTGGAAACAGACCAGTGGAAAGAGCTGGGAACAGGGCACGGAGAGGGGAAAGCCACGATGCCAGACCCGCCGGGATCCTGCCTTACCAGCTATGCTGAGAAG ATGTTTGTAACAGGCGGTTGCCGGGGGAACTGTTGCCGGGCAATACGTCTCCATGTGGCCGAGCCGTTCCATGATGCCACGGACGAGGTTTGGTGCTTCTGTCCCGTGACCCTAACCTGCACACCTGCACCAGCCATGCTGAAGCCCAGAACCACGCACACAGCTGTAACCTGCCTGGACCGAGTGTATGTCATTGGAGGACGGACCAAGGGATCCAGAGGGGGAGCTCCCAGTCTGCTGGAG GTGGAGTATTACAACCCTCTGACCCAGACCTGGTGCTCAGTCAGCCCTCTGCCCACTGCCATCTTCTACCCTGAGGCCAGTGCTTGTGGCAGTGTTATCTATACACTGGGGTCGGAGGTGGAGATGACAGACTCCTTTAACCCCTCACTGGACTGCTTCTACTGCTACGATGCCCAGCAGGACCAGTGGAGCCGCCTGGTGGCAGAGTTTGGCCAGTTCTTCCATGCTACGCTGGTCAAAGCGGTGTCAATTAATAATACACTGCACCTCTGTGACCTGTCCACTTATAAG GTCTACAGTTTTTGTCCAGAGACCTGTGTGTGGAAGGGTGAAGGGTCATTTGAGTGTGCTGGGTTCAATGCTGGAGCAGTCGGTATGAGAGACAAAATCTACATCCTGGGTGGAGACTACTCACCTGACGAGATCACTGATGAAGTTCAG GTGTACCACAGTGGGAGGAGTCAATGGGAGGAAGTGGCTCCCATGCCCAGAGCGCTCACTGAGTTCCACTGCCAGCTCATCAGCTTCAACAGATACAGAGACCCATGGGGTGATACAGCCTGa
- the alkbh8 gene encoding alkylated DNA repair protein alkB homolog 8 — translation MKCRTMDPSVGNNVKAVRRSKEDKKVLRKQIKASHTLLKHEGISTASQPTKSLVVANGGLGNGVSREELSAVLKEMGELETLIMHPHKPYAFVTYRSEESARKAHIHLNGQKLQCGESSVTLYLSYVDSVTCEEEASVPLPEGLVLVEDFVSPEEEALLLAAIDWSSTNDDITAPKALKHRRVKHYGFEFRYDNNNVDKDKPLPAGIPQECLPVLERCVKNEHIDIMPDQLTVNQYECGQGIPPHVDTHSAFEDTIMSLSLGAQTVMEFRHPDGRLVAVVLPGRSLLVMKGESRYLWTHGITPRKFDMVPACDPQSPAHTTPDLRTRGNLTLSKRGTRTSFTFRKIRREPCRCAFPSACDSQGAPSAPLNSPPSPPSLPCCHDDAARLEKEYVHRVYNAIASHFSSTRHSPWPRVCHFLCSLPPGSVLADVGCGNGKYLGVNPEVITVGCDRSSALVQICGQRGFQAFVSDALTVPLRTASCDACISIAVIHHFSTQERRLAAVGELVRLLKPGGRALIYVWAFEQEYNKQKSKYLKDQNKEHPENHGPTKNTSEDSQEPHGKSSIHTSRHLEDNYTPVDNLQDVSTVTDGKLSVHTNRTAFNTQDLLVPWHLKEGKRRGEEESGDGGKKGKRKEKSKKTSGNSITKLDCNPEPCPGFDSNTSSGSGLDTSDATHSPHPKPSPSGDTTQTSSSTLKSESESSPAPVFHRYYHVFQQGELEQLCGQVAGVKVQSSYHDQGNWCVILEKDLAR, via the exons ATGAAATGTCGTACCATGGATCCTAGTGTGGGAAACAACGTGAAGGCCGTCAGGAGAAGTAAAGAGGATAAGAAAGTTCTTCgaaaacagataaaagccaGTCACACTTTACTGAAACATGAAGGTATCAGTACAGCATCGCAGCCTACCAAG AGTTTGGTGGTGGCTAACGGCGGCCTGGGGAACGGCGTTAGTCGAGAGGAGCTGTCTGCAGTGCTGAAAGAGATGGGAGAGCTGGAGACGCTGATCATGCACCCCCACAAGCCCTATGCTTTTGTCACGTACAG ATCTGAAGAGAGTGCTCGGAAAGCCCACATCCACCTCAATGGCCAAAAGCTACAATGCGGAGAGAGCAGTGTCACACTCTACCTCAGTTATGTCGACTCAG TAACCTGTGAAGAGGAGGCGTCTGTTCCTCTGCCAGAGGGATTAGTCTTGGTGGAGgattttgtgtctccagaggaAGAGGCTCTGTTGCTTGCTGCTATAGACTGGTCGTCTACTAATGATGACATCACTG CGCCAAAAGCTCTGAAGCATAGAAGGGTCAAACATTATGGCTTTGAATTTCGCTACGACAACAACAACGTGGATAAGGACAAGCCGTTACCTGCAG GTATTCCTCAGGAGTGTCTACCTGTTCTGGAGCGGTGTGTGAAGAACGAACACATCGACATCATGCCAGACCAGCTGACTGTCAACCAGTATGAGTGTGGACAGG GTATTCCTCCTCACGTGGACACTCACTCTGCCTTTGAGGACACCATCATGTCACTGAGCCTGGGGGCACAG ACGGTGATGGAGTTCCGTCACCCTGATGGTCGTCTTGTTGCCGTGGTGTTGCCAGGACGGAGCCTCCTGGTGATGAAGGGAGAGAGCCGATACCTCTGGACACATGG GATTACTCCTCGGAAGTTTGACATGGTGCCAGCCTGCGACCCACAATCCCCTGCTCATACAACGCCTGACCTCAGGACCCGCGGCAATCTCACTTTGAGCAAGAGGGGCACCCGCACTTCTTTCACTTTCCGCAAGATCAGACGTGAACCCTGCCGGTGTG CCTTCCCCTCTGCCTGTGACAGTCAGGGAGCTCCCTCAGCACCCTTGAACTCACCGCCATCTCCCCCGTCGCTTCCCTGTTGCCATGACGACGCAGCCCGTCTGGAGAAGGAGTATGTGCACCGGGTGTACAACGCCATCGCCTCCCACTTCAGCAGCACTCGACACTCCCCATGGCCTCGCGTTTGCCACTTCCTGTGCTCGCTCCCACCTGGCAGCGTGCTGGCTGATGTGGGCTGTGGAAATGGGAAATACCTGGGTGTCAACCCAGAAGTGATTACA GTTGGTTGTGATCGTAGCAGTGCTCTTGTCCAAATCTGTGGACAGCGGGGTTTCCAGGCGTTCGTATCTGATGCTCTCACTGTTCCTCTGCGGACAGCCTCCTGTGATGCCTGCATCTCTATAGCTGTCATACACCACTTTTCCACACAG GAGCGTCGGCTGGCAGCAGTGGGGGAGCTGGTGAGACTTCTGAAGCCTGGAGGTCGAGCGCTCATCTACGTTTGGGCTTTTGAACAAGAGTACAACAAGCAGAAGTCCAAGTACCTCAAAGACCAGAACAAAGAGCACCCTGAGAACCACGGCCCcactaaaaacacatcagaagaCAGCCAGGAACCTCATGGGAAATCGAGTATCCACACCAGCAGACATTTAGAAGACAACTACACGCCTGTAGACAACCTACAAGATGTTAGCACAGTGACTGATGGCAAACTTAGTGTGCACACTAACCGCACAGCCTTCAACACCCAAGACCTTTTGGTTCCCTGGCATCTAAAAGAGGGGAAAAGACGAGGCGAGGAAGAATCAGGAGACGGTGGGAAGAAGGGTAAAAGGAAAGAGAAGTCCAAAAAGACTTCAGGTAACTCCATAACCAAATTAGACTGTAACCCTGAGCCCTGTCCAGGTTTTGACTCCAACACATCTTCTGGATCAGGTCTTGACACCAGTGATGCCACACACAGCCCACACCCTAAACCCAGTCCGAGTGGCGACACCACTCAGACCTCCAGTTCCACTCTAAAGTCAGAGTCCGAGAGCAGCCCAGCGCCCGTTTTTCACCGCTATTATCACGTGTTCCAGCAGGGGGAGCTGGAGCAGCTGTGTGGTCAGGTGGCAGGAGTCAAAGTGCAGAGCAGCTACCATGACCAGGGAAACTGGTGTGTTATATTAGAGAAGGACTTAGCGAGATGA
- the kbtbd3 gene encoding kelch repeat and BTB domain-containing protein 3 isoform X1, which produces MTKKNTHEFAKMDEPQESSSCITNAHNSCSSSPPSSKPGSTPQCNGVPECRTLLRMSESHGLQLLGMLRSFREQGLMFDFTIKVQEHSFPCHRCVLAACSDFFRAMFEVDMRERGDGSVTLGNQSPVAVGSFLDFAYSGEALITDGNVDMLFQLASFLQVSVLSRACSAFLIGTMDLSNCLSLFSLAEAYGSASLLQSANEFVVQNFSDLSKTQDFLDMQANVLEACLRSDALNVPSEEAVVKSLLRWIRHDLPGRQKLLPGLLCLTRLHHLPVPALKTLRDSDTLLCDGESCLALLSEAQSRQDQYSGLLTDARPATTQSYIYIHKTEENGEIRHTFCYCLETDQWKELGTGHGEGKATMPDPPGSCLTSYAEKMFVTGGCRGNCCRAIRLHVAEPFHDATDEVWCFCPVTLTCTPAPAMLKPRTTHTAVTCLDRVYVIGGRTKGSRGGAPSLLEVEYYNPLTQTWCSVSPLPTAIFYPEASACGSVIYTLGSEVEMTDSFNPSLDCFYCYDAQQDQWSRLVAEFGQFFHATLVKAVSINNTLHLCDLSTYKVYSFCPETCVWKGEGSFECAGFNAGAVGMRDKIYILGGDYSPDEITDEVQVYHSGRSQWEEVAPMPRALTEFHCQLISFNRYRDPWGDTA; this is translated from the exons atgacaaagaaaaacactcaCG AATTTGCGAAGATGGATGAACCTCAAGAGTCGTCCTCCTGTATCACCAACGCCCACaactcctgcagcagcagccctcCCAGTAGTAAACCTGGCAGTACTCCACAATGCAACGGGGTCCCAGAGTGCAGGACCCTGCTGCGGATGTCTGAGTCACATGGACTCCAGCTGCTGGGCATGCTCAGATCATTCAGGGAGCAAGGCTTGATGTTTGACTTCACCATTAAGGTCCAGGAACACAGTTTTCCCTGCCATCGCTGTGTCCTTGCAGCATGCAGTGATTTCTTCag GGCCATGTTTGAGGTGGATATGCGAGAGCGAGGTGATGGTTCAGTGACTCTGGGCAACCAGAGTCCGGTGGCGGTGGGTTCTTTCCTGGACTTTGCCTATTCTGGAGAGGCACTCATCACAGATGGCAATGTGGACATGCTGTTTCAGCTTGCCTCTTTTCTGCAG GTGTCAGTCCTGTCCCGAGCGTGCAGCGCCTTCCTGATAGGAACCATGGATCTTTCTAACTGTCTGTCCCTTTTCTCCCTTGCTGAGGCCTACGGCTCGGCCTCCCTCCTCCAAAGTGCCAATGAGTTTGTGGTTCAGAACTTCTCTGACCTTTCcaaaacacaggactttctGGATATGCAG GCGAATGTGTTGGAAGCATGCCTAAGGTCAGATGCTCTAAACGTGCCCAGTGAGGAGGCTGTGGTGAAGTCACTTCTTAGATGGATACGCCATGATCTCCCAGGAAGACAAAAGCTGTTGCCGGGCTTGTTATGTCTAACCAGACTCCACCATCTACCTGTACCTGCACTAAAG ACTCTGCGTGATTCAGACACTCTCCTCTGCGACGGTGAGTCCTGCCTCGCCCTGCTCTCAGAggctcagagcagacaggatCAGTACAGTGGCCTGCTCACTGATGCCAGGCCGGCCACCACGCAGAGCTACATCTACATCCACAAGACGGAGGAGAACGGAGAGATCCGCCACACTTTCTGCTACTGTCTGGAAACAGACCAGTGGAAAGAGCTGGGAACAGGGCACGGAGAGGGGAAAGCCACGATGCCAGACCCGCCGGGATCCTGCCTTACCAGCTATGCTGAGAAG ATGTTTGTAACAGGCGGTTGCCGGGGGAACTGTTGCCGGGCAATACGTCTCCATGTGGCCGAGCCGTTCCATGATGCCACGGACGAGGTTTGGTGCTTCTGTCCCGTGACCCTAACCTGCACACCTGCACCAGCCATGCTGAAGCCCAGAACCACGCACACAGCTGTAACCTGCCTGGACCGAGTGTATGTCATTGGAGGACGGACCAAGGGATCCAGAGGGGGAGCTCCCAGTCTGCTGGAG GTGGAGTATTACAACCCTCTGACCCAGACCTGGTGCTCAGTCAGCCCTCTGCCCACTGCCATCTTCTACCCTGAGGCCAGTGCTTGTGGCAGTGTTATCTATACACTGGGGTCGGAGGTGGAGATGACAGACTCCTTTAACCCCTCACTGGACTGCTTCTACTGCTACGATGCCCAGCAGGACCAGTGGAGCCGCCTGGTGGCAGAGTTTGGCCAGTTCTTCCATGCTACGCTGGTCAAAGCGGTGTCAATTAATAATACACTGCACCTCTGTGACCTGTCCACTTATAAG GTCTACAGTTTTTGTCCAGAGACCTGTGTGTGGAAGGGTGAAGGGTCATTTGAGTGTGCTGGGTTCAATGCTGGAGCAGTCGGTATGAGAGACAAAATCTACATCCTGGGTGGAGACTACTCACCTGACGAGATCACTGATGAAGTTCAG GTGTACCACAGTGGGAGGAGTCAATGGGAGGAAGTGGCTCCCATGCCCAGAGCGCTCACTGAGTTCCACTGCCAGCTCATCAGCTTCAACAGATACAGAGACCCATGGGGTGATACAGCCTGa